The Pseudomonas entomophila genome segment GACGCCAAGCACCCTCCTGCCCCACCTCGGCCTGGAGAAACGCCAGCTCGTAGACCACATCCGGATGCACCCGCTGGGCCACCTGCAACACCTCCTCAGCCAATGCGAGCGTCAGCGGCCGAGTGCTGGGCCAGATGAGAAATCCGATTCGCTGGGTGGTCATAGGGCGTGGTCCGAAACCTGGGAAGGAGGGGTCGCGCTTGTGGCGCCAGGGCATGCTGCGTGCGTTGCGCAGCATGCCCCAATCTGGTGCAAAAGTGCAGCGTTTACTTCAGGCTGCCGGAGAGGAACTGCTTGAGCCGTTCCGACTGCGGATTGACCAGCACTTCACGTGGGCAACCACGCTCTTCAACCAGCCCCTTGTGCAGGAACACCAGCTGGTTGGAAACCTCGCGGGCAAAGCCCATCTCATGGGTGACCACGACCATGGTGCGCCCTTCCTGAGCCAGCGACTGCATGACCTTGAGCACATCGCCCACCAGCTCCGGGTCCAGCGCTGAAGTGGGTTCGTCGAACAGCATCACCTCAGGCTCCATGGCCAGGGCGCGAGCGATAGCCACGCGCTGCTGCTCGCCGCCGGACATGTGGCCGGGAAAAGCGTCCTTGCGATGCGCCACGCCGACCTTGGCCAAGTAGTGCTCGGCCTTTTCCAGCGCTTCCTTCTTGTTCACGCCCAGCACATGCACCGGCGCCTCGATGACGTTCTCCAGCGCGGTCATGTGCGACCACAGGTTGAAGTGCTGGAACACCATCGACAGGCGCGAGCGCATGCGCTGCAGCTGTTTCGGGTCGGCGGCCTTGAGCGCGCCGTCCTTGCCCGCCACCAGCTTGAGCTCTTCATTGTTGAGCAGGATCTTACCCGCGTGCGGCTGCTCCAGCAGGTTGATGCAGCGCAGGAAGGTGGATTTGCCCGAGCCGCTGGAGCCGATGATGCTGATCACGTCGCCTGCCTTGGCTTCGAGGGAGACGCCCTTGAGCACCTCATGGCTGCCGTAGCGCTTGTGCAGGTCTTGGATTTGGAGTTTGTACATGCTGTCGGATCTCACAGAGCGGTCAGTGCTTGCGCGGCGCCAGGTAGCCGAGCCAGCGGCGTTCGGCCATCTTGAACAGGCGCACGAGAATGAAGGTCAGGCACAGGTAGAACACGCCCGCCGTGATGTAGGCCTCGAAGGGCAGGTAGAACTGGGCGTTGACCGTGCGCGCGGCGCCGGTGATGTCGATCAGGGTGACGATCGACGCCAGGCTGGTGGTCTGCAGCATCATGATCACTTCGTTGCTGTACTGCGGCAGCGCGCGGCGCAGCGCGGAAGGCAACAGGATGCGGCGGTACATCTTCATGCGTGACATGCCGATGGCCTTGGCCGCCTCGATCTCGCCATGGGGCGTGGCCTTGAGGCTGCCTGCGATGATTTCGGCAGTATAGGCGCTGGTGTTGATGGCGAAGGCCAGGCAGGCGCAGAAGGTGGCACTGGACAGCCACGGCCACAAGAAGCTCTCGCGCACCGCCTCGAACTGGGCCAGGCCGTAGTAGATCAGGAACAGCTGCACCAGCATCGGGGTGCCGCGGATCACGTAGGTGTACAGCCAGGCGCTCATGTTCACCAGCGGCTGTTTCGACACCCGCATCAGGCCCAGCGGAATGGCCGCCAGCAAACCGAAGAACAGCGACAGCGCCAGCAGCTTGAGGGTGGTCAGCAACCCGCCGAGGTACAGCGGCATGGCGTCCCAGATGACGTTGTAGTCGAAGATCATAGTTCAACCGCCTTGACGCCCACCGAGTAGCGCTTCTCGAGATACCGCAACGCCAGCAGCGAGACACTGGTCAGCACCAGGTACAACGCCGCCACCGCCAGGAAGAAGGTGAAGGGTTCGCGGGTGGCGTCCGCCGCCTGCTTGGCCTTGAACATCATGTCCTGCAGGCCGACCACCGAGATCAGCGCGGTCGCCTTGGTCAATACCAGCCAGTTGTTGGTGAAGCCCGGGATCGCCAGGCGGATCATCTGCGGCACCATGATGCGGAAGAACACCTGCACACCACTCATACCGTAGGCAGCACCCGCCTCGGCCTGCCCCTTGGGAATACCCAGGAAGGCACCGCGGAAGGTTTCCGACAGGTAGGCACCGAAGATGAAGCCCAGAGTGCCGATACCGGCGACCAGTGGGTTCAGGTCGATGTAGTCGTCATAGCCGAGCAGCGGCGCCACGCGATTGAGGAGGTCCTGGCCGCCATAGAAGATCAGCAGGATCAGCACCAGGTCGGGGATGCCACGGATCACCGTGGAGTACAGGTCACCCAGCCAGGCCAGCCAGCGTATCGGCGACAAGCGCAACGCCACACCGACAAGGCCGAGGACGATGGCCAGGGCCATCGACGACAGGGCGAGCTGCAGCGTCAGCCACGCCCCGTCGAGGATGACTGCCCCATAGCCTTTCAACATGATTCGGATTCCTCAGGGCTTGGGAATGAAAAATGGTGCAAACCTCAGAGATTCTGCTGTTTGCACCATTGCACAG includes the following:
- a CDS encoding ABC transporter ATP-binding protein gives rise to the protein MYKLQIQDLHKRYGSHEVLKGVSLEAKAGDVISIIGSSGSGKSTFLRCINLLEQPHAGKILLNNEELKLVAGKDGALKAADPKQLQRMRSRLSMVFQHFNLWSHMTALENVIEAPVHVLGVNKKEALEKAEHYLAKVGVAHRKDAFPGHMSGGEQQRVAIARALAMEPEVMLFDEPTSALDPELVGDVLKVMQSLAQEGRTMVVVTHEMGFAREVSNQLVFLHKGLVEERGCPREVLVNPQSERLKQFLSGSLK
- a CDS encoding ABC transporter permease, yielding MLKGYGAVILDGAWLTLQLALSSMALAIVLGLVGVALRLSPIRWLAWLGDLYSTVIRGIPDLVLILLIFYGGQDLLNRVAPLLGYDDYIDLNPLVAGIGTLGFIFGAYLSETFRGAFLGIPKGQAEAGAAYGMSGVQVFFRIMVPQMIRLAIPGFTNNWLVLTKATALISVVGLQDMMFKAKQAADATREPFTFFLAVAALYLVLTSVSLLALRYLEKRYSVGVKAVEL
- a CDS encoding ABC transporter permease, with translation MIFDYNVIWDAMPLYLGGLLTTLKLLALSLFFGLLAAIPLGLMRVSKQPLVNMSAWLYTYVIRGTPMLVQLFLIYYGLAQFEAVRESFLWPWLSSATFCACLAFAINTSAYTAEIIAGSLKATPHGEIEAAKAIGMSRMKMYRRILLPSALRRALPQYSNEVIMMLQTTSLASIVTLIDITGAARTVNAQFYLPFEAYITAGVFYLCLTFILVRLFKMAERRWLGYLAPRKH